From Alosa sapidissima isolate fAloSap1 chromosome 7, fAloSap1.pri, whole genome shotgun sequence, the proteins below share one genomic window:
- the cfap126 gene encoding protein Flattop has translation MSSSFSANQYDGAYKAQKLQNWTVPKHFKERPSAADGHTTFITNDHGHLLPGMKAKNGSAWTSFVGTWDLPNRIPPTYINPTARSHEGQERLKNWNNRKGTTKKASSPRSEADAQNTGRASKTQEELTTDPPVNQEQPLGPAPEHRASPTTCGPPDSARTPEPYRPTSQQSPVPSQKSAANSRPASQNCHCDGQPNLSNE, from the exons ATGTCGTCCAGCTTTTCTGCTAATCAG TATGATGGAGCCTACAAGGCGCAGAAATTGCAAAACTGGACTGTTCCAAAACACTTCAAAGAG AGACCCTCTGCAGCTGATGGACACACCACCTTTATAACCAACGACCATGGCCACCTACTTCCCGGAATGAAAGCTAAG AATGGAAGTGCCTGGACATCATTTGTGGGCACATGGGATTTGCCAAACCGTATCCCTCCGACCTACATTAACCCCACTGCACGTTCACACGAGGGGCAGGAGCGTCTGAAGAACTGGAATAACCGCAAGGGCACCACCAAAAAGGCCTCAAGCCCACGGTCGGAAGCAGATGCCCAAAACACTGGCCGGGCCTCCAAAACCCAAGAGGAG CTCACGACTGACCCACCAGTGAATCAGGAGCAACCGTTAGGGCCAGCACCAGAACACCGCGCCTCCCCCACTACCTGTGGCCCGCCGGACTCTGCGAGGACTCCAGAACCATACAGGCCCACCTCCCAGCAAAGCCCAGTGCCTTCCCAGAAGAGCGCAGCCAATAGCAGACCAGCTTCTCAGAATTGCCATTGCGATGGTCAGCCAAATTTATCCAATGAGTGA
- the ccnq gene encoding cyclin-Q: protein MEVARTSQGRSQVADAAKSGVSQEIKTHFRVCRFIIETGVKLGMRSMPVATACTLYHRFFRTASLEVYEPYLVAMSSIYLAGKVEEQHLRTRDIINVCYRFFHPGSEPMELDGKFWELRDSVVQCELLILRQLNFVVSFQHPHKYLLHYLVSVRNLLNRHAWSRTPIAETAWALLKDSYHGSVCVRHPPQHLALSVLYLTIQSYGVEMPSGELEWWQALCDDISRGEIEDIMSELLQLYDMEAKCM, encoded by the exons ATGGAAGTTGCAAGGACCTCGCAAGGCAGGAGTCAGGTCGCAGATGCTGCAAAAAGTGGTGTCAGCCAAGAAATCAAAACACATTTTCGAGTCTGCCGCTTCATCATTGAAACTG GTGTGAAGTTGGGCATGCGGTCCATGCCAGTGGCTACTGCATGTACTCTGTACCACAGATTTTTTCGGACAGCCAGTCTGGAGGTCTATGAGCCATACCTGGTTGCCATGTCCTCCATTTACCTAGCTGGTAAAGTCGAGGAACAACATCTAAGAACTCGGGACATCATCAATGTCTGCTACAG GTTCTTCCATCCTGGTAGTGAGCCCATGGAACTGGATGGGAAGTTCTGGGAGCTGAGGGACAGTGTGGTCCAGTGTGAGCTTCTTATCCTGCGACAGCTGAACTTTGTGGTGTCATTTCAGCACCCTCACAAG TATCTGTTGCATTACCTCGTCTCTGTGCGAAATCTCTTAAATCGCCATGCCTGGTCTCGTACGCCCATAGCTGAAACGGCCTGGGCTCTGCTTAAAGACAGTTACCACGGCTCGGTGTGTGTGCGGCACCCGCCCCAACACCTTGCCCTCTCTGTCCTTTACTTGACCATCCAGAGCTATGGAGTGGAGATGCCCTCGGGAGAACTGGAGTGGTGGCAG GCCCTGTGTGACGACATCAGTCGGGGAGAAATTGAGGACATCATGTCAGAACTACTGCAGCTGTACGACATGGAGGCCAAGTGCATGTGA